The Nitrospirota bacterium genome includes a window with the following:
- the acsC gene encoding acetyl-CoA decarbonylase/synthase complex subunit gamma: protein GVEIFKLLPKTNCKKCGFPTCLAFAMKLAARQADINACPDVSEEAKRILGEASAPPVRQITLGVGEKAIKMGEETVLFRHDKKFVNPCAFALRINDNSSDNDIFNQIEAVKSSEVERVGQKLRVDMIAVENASGDAGRFEIVVKKIIESAPDVPLMLASSNLDAISAGLKHCADKKPLIYAAYEDNAEAMAAIAKERKLPLVVSSDNLDTLVTLSEKVRGLGIEDIILDSCAKSPKEIIEKNTIIRRAAIKKNFKPLGYPIITFTGIEDRETKDDSIHEAAIATVAVTKYASIVVLNSIEKWKMLALFTLRQNIYTDPQVPMQVAQEIYKVGEPTTESPLLVTTNFSLTYFIVRGEVENSKVPCWLAVMDAEGLSVLTAWAAGKFTASKIAEFIKGSEIENSINHRELIIPGYVAILSGALEEKLEGWKITVGPREANGIPSFFKSRTVGG from the coding sequence GGTGTTGAGATATTCAAACTTCTTCCAAAGACAAACTGTAAAAAATGTGGGTTTCCTACATGCCTTGCATTTGCAATGAAACTCGCAGCACGACAGGCAGATATTAATGCATGCCCTGATGTATCAGAAGAGGCAAAGCGGATTCTTGGTGAGGCATCTGCACCACCTGTTAGACAGATTACACTTGGTGTCGGTGAGAAGGCTATAAAGATGGGCGAAGAGACTGTACTTTTCAGACATGATAAAAAATTCGTTAACCCTTGTGCATTTGCACTCAGGATAAACGATAACTCAAGCGATAATGATATCTTCAATCAGATAGAAGCAGTTAAATCCTCAGAGGTAGAGAGGGTTGGACAAAAACTTAGGGTAGACATGATTGCAGTGGAGAATGCCTCTGGTGACGCAGGGAGGTTTGAGATAGTAGTAAAAAAGATTATTGAATCTGCCCCTGACGTTCCACTTATGCTGGCGTCATCAAATTTAGATGCAATATCAGCAGGTCTTAAACACTGTGCTGATAAAAAACCATTGATATATGCTGCTTATGAGGATAATGCTGAGGCTATGGCTGCAATCGCAAAGGAGCGAAAACTTCCTCTGGTTGTTTCATCAGATAATTTAGATACATTAGTCACCCTTTCAGAGAAAGTTAGGGGATTAGGTATTGAAGACATCATCCTTGATTCATGTGCAAAGAGTCCAAAGGAAATAATCGAGAAGAATACCATTATCAGGCGTGCAGCGATAAAGAAGAATTTCAAGCCTCTTGGATATCCGATTATCACATTTACAGGAATCGAAGATCGTGAAACAAAGGATGACAGTATCCATGAGGCTGCAATAGCCACAGTAGCTGTAACTAAATATGCCTCAATTGTTGTGCTGAATTCGATAGAGAAGTGGAAGATGCTTGCATTATTTACACTGAGGCAGAACATATATACAGACCCGCAGGTGCCTATGCAGGTTGCACAGGAAATATACAAAGTTGGTGAGCCGACTACTGAATCACCGCTTCTTGTTACCACCAATTTCTCACTCACATACTTTATAGTTCGTGGTGAGGTAGAAAACAGCAAGGTGCCCTGCTGGCTTGCAGTGATGGATGCAGAAGGGCTCTCGGTTCTGACTGCATGGGCTGCTGGTAAATTTACCGCCTCAAAGATAGCAGAGTTTATAAAGGGCAGTGAAATAGAAAATTCAATTAACCACAGAGAGCTAATAATACCAGGCTATGTGGCAATCCTGAGTGGAGCACTCGAAGAGAAATTGGAAGGCTGGAAGATTACTGTTGGCCCAAGAGAAGCAAATGGAATACCTTCGTTTTTCAAAAGCAGGACAGTGGGCGGTTAG
- a CDS encoding acetyl-CoA decarbonylase/synthase complex subunit delta → MAFTIPKESCAGKVFTVQFGGGTKAVTIGGENTLPFLSFEGGIPHRPAIAIEIQDTPPEDWPDLLKGQFGDVVSDPVKWAKHCEEKLNAESIALRLISTHPDRENRSPQDAAKTVSDVVNAINVPLIILGSNHIEKDAEILVAAADAAKGKNCIIGKAQEENYKTIAAAAMAHNHKLIAMSQLDINLSKQLNILLGQFGFDKERLFVDPMCSALGYGLEYTYSVMERIRIAALLQNDTVMQPPIVGDVGMYVWKVKEAFAPETDIPEWGSAEERGITWEVVTAVSMLMAGVDLLIMRHPKAI, encoded by the coding sequence ATGGCTTTTACAATACCTAAAGAGAGTTGTGCTGGAAAGGTTTTTACAGTTCAGTTTGGAGGGGGTACTAAGGCTGTAACGATTGGTGGGGAAAATACGCTACCCTTCCTCAGTTTTGAGGGTGGGATTCCTCACAGACCTGCAATAGCCATTGAAATACAGGATACACCACCTGAGGATTGGCCTGATTTATTAAAAGGTCAATTCGGTGATGTTGTGAGCGATCCTGTTAAATGGGCTAAGCACTGTGAAGAAAAACTCAACGCAGAATCAATCGCACTCAGGCTTATAAGCACGCATCCTGATAGAGAAAACCGTAGCCCGCAGGATGCAGCAAAGACAGTCTCTGATGTAGTTAACGCAATAAATGTTCCATTGATAATTCTTGGAAGCAACCATATAGAAAAGGATGCTGAGATCCTTGTCGCCGCTGCAGATGCAGCCAAAGGAAAAAACTGCATAATCGGTAAGGCTCAGGAGGAAAACTATAAGACCATCGCAGCCGCAGCCATGGCACATAACCATAAACTCATTGCTATGTCACAACTGGATATAAACCTATCAAAACAACTAAATATACTCTTAGGGCAATTTGGTTTTGATAAGGAAAGACTGTTTGTAGACCCGATGTGCTCAGCACTCGGTTATGGCTTAGAGTATACATACTCGGTCATGGAAAGGATAAGGATAGCGGCTTTACTCCAGAATGACACCGTAATGCAACCACCCATCGTTGGTGATGTAGGGATGTATGTCTGGAAGGTAAAAGAGGCGTTTGCCCCTGAAACAGACATCCCTGAATGGGGCTCTGCTGAAGAAAGGGGTATTACCTGGGAGGTAGTAACTGCTGTATCTATGCTCATGGCAGGTGTTGATCTACTCATAATGCGACATCCAAAGGCAATTGA
- a CDS encoding dihydropteroate synthase — protein MIVIGERISVIAKRVREAMNARDPKPIQEIAVVQWKAGAHFIDVNTGPAEEKGEELMDWMVRIIQEVVQLPLCLDTTNPQAMESGLKAHNNQWGKALINSTSNQPERFVMLELAAKYNAQVIGLTLGKGGIPADAEERCAIAAEIMARAMEHGVPLEDIFLDPLVLQLSTMQDQALRAVKAIRMFKELNDPPMKTVVGLSNVSNGSPKNLRGLINRTFLTILMHEGLSAAIMDPTDKELMDTMKTSDLFLGNILYAHSYLEM, from the coding sequence ATGATTGTTATCGGTGAGAGGATCAGTGTAATCGCAAAACGGGTAAGAGAGGCTATGAATGCACGAGATCCAAAGCCCATACAGGAGATCGCTGTTGTCCAGTGGAAAGCAGGTGCTCACTTTATTGATGTCAATACAGGACCCGCTGAGGAAAAGGGTGAGGAGTTGATGGACTGGATGGTGAGGATAATACAGGAAGTGGTTCAACTTCCACTCTGCCTTGATACTACAAATCCACAGGCGATGGAATCAGGACTCAAGGCTCATAATAACCAATGGGGAAAAGCACTTATAAATTCTACATCAAATCAACCAGAAAGGTTTGTAATGCTTGAATTAGCTGCAAAATATAATGCTCAGGTAATAGGACTTACTCTCGGAAAAGGTGGAATACCAGCAGATGCTGAGGAGAGATGTGCTATTGCCGCAGAGATAATGGCGAGGGCCATGGAACACGGAGTACCATTAGAAGATATATTCCTTGACCCTCTGGTGCTTCAATTATCAACCATGCAAGACCAGGCACTTAGAGCAGTAAAGGCTATAAGAATGTTTAAGGAGTTGAATGACCCACCCATGAAAACAGTAGTGGGACTCAGCAATGTCTCGAACGGTTCACCAAAAAACCTGAGGGGACTTATAAACAGAACATTCCTTACGATTCTCATGCACGAAGGTTTATCTGCTGCTATTATGGATCCGACCGATAAGGAATTAATGGATACAATGAAAACAAGTGATCTCTTTTTGGGGAACATACTGTATGCACATTCGTACTTAGAGATGTAA
- a CDS encoding carbon monoxide dehydrogenase — MAYSIALAGKGGTGKTSITGLIVRYLIEKRRGPVLAVDADANANLNEILGVNVHATVGAMREQSMVTVRSGVERPGGMSMEELFDYSIQQTLIESKGFDLLVMGRPEGPGCYCAANNIIRKYTDKLADTYPYVVMDNEAGLEHLSRRTTQNVDLLLIISDPTVRGIMTAKRINDLCDELELAIRRRGLIINRVTDNIEGDIKRLSEREGLSLFGIVPADDLIFEYDLQGKPLITLPEDSRALRALYNILDELMIP, encoded by the coding sequence ATGGCATATTCAATCGCATTAGCAGGGAAAGGTGGCACAGGTAAGACAAGTATCACTGGCTTGATTGTAAGATACCTTATAGAGAAAAGAAGGGGGCCTGTTCTTGCTGTAGATGCAGATGCAAACGCAAATCTAAATGAGATATTAGGTGTCAATGTCCATGCAACTGTTGGCGCCATGAGGGAACAATCTATGGTGACGGTGAGAAGTGGTGTTGAGAGGCCAGGTGGTATGAGCATGGAAGAGCTCTTTGACTATTCTATTCAGCAGACACTGATCGAATCTAAAGGCTTTGATTTACTTGTAATGGGAAGACCGGAGGGTCCTGGATGCTATTGCGCTGCGAACAATATAATCAGGAAATATACAGACAAACTTGCAGATACATATCCCTATGTTGTTATGGACAATGAGGCAGGGCTTGAACACCTCAGCCGCAGAACCACGCAGAATGTAGACCTTCTGCTTATAATCAGTGACCCTACTGTGCGGGGGATAATGACCGCAAAGAGGATAAATGACCTCTGTGATGAACTCGAGCTTGCTATCAGAAGGAGAGGCTTGATCATAAACAGGGTGACTGACAATATAGAAGGAGATATAAAGAGGCTCTCAGAGAGAGAAGGACTGAGTCTCTTTGGTATAGTTCCTGCTGATGACCTGATATTCGAATATGACTTGCAGGGAAAACCTTTAATAACACTCCCTGAAGACTCAAGGGCACTGAGAGCTCTTTACAATATACTTGACGAATTGATGATACCATAA
- the thyX gene encoding FAD-dependent thymidylate synthase: MGEAKLKVILLRHTPNPEETVAMAAKLCYSPSDIVSLKGKIEAKDQKAFVEKLVKIGHMSPIEHASFTFAIEGISRACSHQLVRHRLASYSQQSQRYVSEVRSQKSEVRSQTTFDYIIPPSISNDNETKKRFEDFMVESQNVYDFLVERLNEKGIKGEAANQDARFVLPNAVETKIIVTMNARELLHFFRQRCCYRAQWEIRNMAYQMLLLVKPIVPTIFHKAGPACLYAPCPEGDMNCGQAKKVRKIYGSTYKERKVKRTKKVKVTIAQKELFQE; this comes from the coding sequence ATGGGCGAAGCAAAATTAAAAGTAATTCTACTGAGACATACTCCCAATCCTGAGGAGACTGTGGCAATGGCGGCAAAACTCTGTTACAGCCCATCAGATATCGTATCCCTTAAAGGGAAGATTGAAGCTAAAGATCAGAAGGCCTTTGTTGAGAAACTGGTTAAGATTGGTCATATGAGCCCAATTGAGCATGCGTCTTTTACATTTGCGATTGAAGGTATTTCAAGGGCATGTTCCCATCAACTTGTCAGACACAGACTTGCATCATACTCTCAGCAATCCCAGAGATACGTGTCAGAAGTCAGAAGTCAGAAGTCAGAAGTCAGAAGTCAGACAACATTCGATTATATTATTCCACCTTCTATTAGTAATGATAATGAGACAAAGAAGAGATTTGAAGATTTTATGGTTGAATCACAAAATGTGTATGACTTTCTTGTTGAAAGACTGAATGAAAAAGGTATAAAGGGCGAGGCTGCGAATCAGGATGCGAGATTTGTGCTTCCAAATGCAGTAGAAACAAAGATAATTGTTACAATGAATGCACGTGAACTCCTGCATTTTTTCAGACAGCGGTGCTGTTACAGGGCACAGTGGGAAATTAGAAATATGGCATATCAGATGTTGTTACTGGTAAAACCAATTGTACCAACAATCTTTCATAAGGCAGGTCCTGCCTGCCTTTATGCACCATGCCCAGAAGGGGATATGAATTGTGGCCAGGCAAAAAAGGTTAGAAAGATTTACGGTAGCACATATAAAGAAAGAAAGGTGAAACGAACTAAAAAGGTTAAAGTTACAATCGCTCAAAAGGAGTTGTTTCAGGAGTAA
- the panB gene encoding 3-methyl-2-oxobutanoate hydroxymethyltransferase, translating into MAKITIPEIFKKKAEGRKITMLTAYDYPSAQIVDEAGIDIILVGDSVGMVVQGLDNTLPVTMDEMVYHTKMVSRAAKNAMVVGDMPFLSYQASIDDAVRNAGRFLKEGGASAVKLEGGVSVVRHIEVLTRYDIPVMAHIGLTPQSIHRMGGYKVQGRDDESAKRLIDDAHAVEDAGAFSLVLEVIPIDLAKRITEELTIPTIGIGAGPYCDGQVLVLHDLLGMFDRFVPKFVKRYANLKEDALRSVKQFKEDVENGGFPTEEEGFR; encoded by the coding sequence ATGGCTAAGATTACCATACCAGAGATTTTTAAAAAGAAGGCAGAAGGAAGAAAGATTACGATGCTTACCGCATACGATTATCCCTCTGCCCAGATCGTGGATGAAGCAGGAATAGATATTATCCTTGTAGGAGATTCTGTTGGGATGGTAGTTCAGGGATTGGACAACACACTCCCTGTAACGATGGATGAGATGGTTTATCATACGAAGATGGTATCGAGGGCAGCAAAGAATGCAATGGTAGTTGGAGACATGCCATTTCTCTCATATCAGGCAAGTATTGATGATGCGGTGAGAAATGCAGGGAGGTTCCTAAAAGAAGGAGGAGCATCTGCAGTAAAACTTGAGGGTGGGGTATCTGTAGTAAGACATATAGAGGTATTGACAAGATATGACATACCTGTAATGGCACATATAGGACTAACCCCTCAGTCTATACACAGGATGGGAGGTTATAAGGTTCAGGGAAGGGATGATGAGAGTGCAAAAAGGCTGATAGATGATGCCCATGCTGTTGAAGATGCAGGGGCTTTCTCCCTTGTCCTTGAGGTAATACCGATAGATCTTGCAAAAAGGATAACAGAAGAACTTACTATCCCAACTATCGGAATTGGCGCAGGACCATATTGCGATGGACAGGTTCTGGTGCTCCATGACCTCCTTGGGATGTTTGATAGATTTGTGCCAAAGTTTGTAAAGAGATATGCAAATCTAAAGGAGGATGCACTCCGTTCTGTCAAACAGTTTAAGGAAGATGTAGAAAATGGAGGATTCCCTACAGAGGAAGAGGGATTTAGATAG
- a CDS encoding methylenetetrahydrofolate reductase, with amino-acid sequence NSGKDMMGNDLKGATDLFPGAVVTPEANPIEPQLMKFEKKVKAGARFFQTQAVYDLSKFREFMKVARQFDVKILAGILLLKNAGMANYLNKFVPGITVPEFLIEELKSAGKEKALDKGIEIAARQIRELKEDMVCDGVHIMAIGLEGKVPLIMEIAGLL; translated from the coding sequence AACTCAGGGAAAGACATGATGGGGAATGACCTTAAGGGTGCTACAGACCTTTTCCCTGGTGCCGTGGTAACACCCGAGGCAAATCCCATAGAGCCACAGCTTATGAAATTCGAAAAGAAGGTGAAGGCAGGGGCAAGGTTCTTCCAGACACAGGCGGTCTATGACCTTTCAAAATTCAGGGAGTTTATGAAGGTCGCAAGGCAGTTTGATGTAAAGATACTTGCTGGAATACTACTCTTGAAGAATGCAGGTATGGCGAACTATCTCAATAAGTTTGTTCCTGGTATAACTGTCCCTGAATTTCTTATTGAGGAGTTGAAGTCTGCAGGAAAGGAAAAGGCACTCGATAAAGGTATAGAGATTGCCGCAAGACAGATAAGGGAGCTTAAAGAAGACATGGTCTGCGATGGTGTGCACATAATGGCTATAGGGTTGGAAGGGAAGGTGCCACTTATCATGGAGATAGCAGGTTTGCTGTAA
- a CDS encoding methylenetetrahydrofolate reductase yields MEMHKKNSFKEALESGEFVVTAEVGPPKGTDISEMLEHAKHLIGKTHGVNVTDNQSAVMRIASLPVCRLLKEMGHDPILQMTCRDRNRLALQSDMLGAYILGIKNILCMTGDHVMAGDHKSAKPVYDLESVQLLRVVMALNSGKDMMGNDLKGATDLFPGAVVTPEANPIEPQLMKFEKKVK; encoded by the coding sequence ATGGAAATGCATAAAAAAAATTCCTTTAAAGAGGCTCTTGAGTCAGGAGAATTTGTTGTAACAGCAGAAGTCGGTCCTCCGAAAGGGACGGATATATCTGAGATGCTTGAGCATGCTAAACACCTCATCGGGAAAACACATGGGGTCAATGTAACGGATAATCAGAGTGCAGTGATGAGGATTGCGTCACTTCCTGTCTGCAGACTCCTTAAAGAAATGGGGCATGACCCTATATTACAGATGACATGCAGGGATAGAAACAGACTGGCGCTTCAATCAGATATGCTTGGCGCATATATTCTCGGCATAAAAAATATACTCTGCATGACAGGGGATCATGTAATGGCAGGTGACCATAAATCTGCGAAACCTGTTTATGACCTTGAATCTGTTCAACTTTTAAGAGTTGTAATGGCGCTTAACTCAGGGAAAGACATGATGGGGAATGACCTTAAGGGTGCTACAGACCTTTTCCCTGGTGCCGTGGTAACACCCGAGGCAAATCCCATAGAGCCACAGCTTATGAAATTCGAAAAGAAGGTGAAGG